The nucleotide window tttttatcatgttgtatatttttaagtatttatattgcacaattttaaattttcatgttTGTCTTCGGGTTGGTGATTTTGCAAtacaaagataaaaaaaaatgcgggTGTCAACACACCCTTCCTGCTGTGTTAGCTTAAAGAGGCTTTCCTTTTCTCTAACTTCCGAAATCTTAGGTGTGCCGATGCTGACTATTACGGAAGCGGAGGATTAGGCTGATAATATCGTTATTGTCATTTTCAGTGGTTGACATCTTGCTTTCCTAAATACAAGGCCCATAGTGAGAAAATTTCGCTCTCATGCAAGCATAACTTCAGGCATTAATTTTTGCGGAGGTTTTTGCGGAAAAGTTGACTGAACTTCCACTAGTTTCAACATGCTTATATCTTGCTGAAAAAGGAGGAAAGGAGATAAGGAGCGTGATTAATATTATCGTATGATGCCAAGAAAACTATGAAGGCACATGTATGTgaaatcatcataattttttcatgGAGATCTACTGGAAAGACTCAAAGTTAGACTAACGCCTAGCGATCTTGGAATTGCGAAGTTCTCAGtctttcataacatatggttTTGTCGTCACTATTAACTTATAGGGTAGGTCCTGTGTTGCATGTAGACCTCCTATcacatttttttcacatttgtTTATGTTTTCTTTCGAATATATATATgcaaaaattaacaatttgtGACTCAGCAAAAAAATCTTCCGAGCTGAAGATCACTGCTCCGGATTCGGGTTAGTTGTCCTCTCGATAAGTATTGCATTCAGATTATTAGCAATGCTGGACTGactgatataatttttaatccCAGTTATACTATCAGTCACTGATTCTTTTTCCGCCTGAATAAGCACTTCTACCAATTCatgataataatcattttttgcAATACATCTTCCTTTGGTGTTAATCCACTATAAAATTCACTTCTAAAATGATCTTTGCAGAGTTTGACAATATCATTACATTTCTTCGCCTTTAATCAGTAATCCACTATTGATTCTTCACCTTGAATAAACAATCTACATCAGAACTTCTCAATACCATCCGGCCATATTCCCTTCGAAGTTCATGCAGACAATATGGCAATTTTATCAGACTCAATATCACTTTTTTCtctaaatatttgaaaaaagacTTCAGggatatatttttcaaaaaattattttactgtCCTATCCTGAAGATCTctgatcaaaaaataattgctTAAGCGCTTTCTCTCTTCAACACCTCTAACTGCCTTGTCTCCCAATAGGTTTTTATTGTGCAAAAAAGATTGTCCCAGTATCTTTACTCATCGGGATTCCTTTCATTACCCCATTTATATTTCAATCCATATTCTTTGATAAATTCATCATAGCCTCCATCTGGCATTTTACCAATagatcatttatatttttataaaaaattatgtgacaTATCCgcaaaaaaataacttatgtATGATCGATCACATTGCTGAAGATCACTGATCTGGCTCGTTATTCTGTGTAGGTTCATATTTTACTCCTTTGAATGGAATCGCAAAGTTATCATCTATAGtaagtaataaattacacGTATCAATagttgcattatttttttgcgaCCATGACATTCCCAAAATTAAATCAGGGTAATGATCAGGCCAATCTGACCCAAGAATCATGAATTCAGTGTGTTCAGACGTTCAGTACTTTTATGTTTCTCGTCAACATTAAAGCTAGACGAAATTTAAACTTTCCTAATATAGAATAGGACGCAAGTGGAGTTTGTAATTCAGCACTATTACTTTCATTGTGGTATGTAAGATCCAgctcattaataattttttggctAATACCATTTATATTGCCACCAAAGTCAATTGATGCtttaatggaaaatttttcttcaattatgcacttcattttattatggcatataatattcaaacataaaaaataaactatattcACTGCTTCAGACTATTTGTCTGCTCCTTCTAAGATTCATCATCTTATTACCGAGATAATTTTCCTCATACACCTtactttatttactataatgctagttttcttttttaatggCATATAATTAGAATCATTTGATACCATTTCTTCAAAATCCTCAGATTTCTCAGTTGAACTATTTATGGAATCTTTGTCACAATTACAATGCTCCATAGCAAATAGTTTAAGCCAGGAATGATAatcttccaatttttttttctagtgCTCTAATTTCTCCAGAAAGTGCACTATATACTTCTACATTTTACTtgtttaattcaaataatatctGGATTAATTTCTTCATATATCTAATAACTTTCTGCTCACCAGATATACTATCAGATGAATACTTTTAATCAGTTACCATTTTAGagttgtatttatatattatatctctaaacaaaaaaaataataaaatttgcacagcactttaatgattaataaatgatatctAATCAGATCAGTCCTAGAAGGACCATCtatctatataattagttTTCATTGAAAATGTAGAATAGTCTTACTTAATTATAAGGttgccttttttttatatattgattatagtATATCTTTTAGATGGTTGTTAGAATTGTATCTTAATGTTTCATTGGAAAAGTATTAGCCTTttgataaattctttatacTATGCATTATACCAGCAAATACTAATCCTAAATTGCATAAATAGCTAAAAAGAAATGGCTTACTACTTTTGGAAAGAAATTCAgctttttttagaatatacTTAAGTATATAGATCTAGGTTTAgatatatacaaatttaattttagtagGATGGgtgtaaaatataatcattacaTTAGTTAAGATCTGTTTATTAGAtgtattaattacattatacaAATCCAATCTTTCCTTAATTTATTCTAATGATAAGTAGTCTGAAAAATTACTCACTTTCTATTCAAGTTAATTACTAtgctttttttggattttattaaataaattgcaTCACAATAGGACCTCACTTCTAAGATAAATTATCCAGtaagatttatatataaatttgttaaaaattctttttaactaattaaccaatagaatttaagcaaattttaaagtaaggtttcatataaaagttaaaattttttacagtaCATCTATTAATAGTAGGCAGGgttctattataatatttactaaaatatttattaatagtactTATTGAATATAAgatatattgaaaaagtatttacaaatattaatttaaaatattaaaaaaatatttaattttttaaatacttaatattattaactattaagtatttatttttttattatttaataaatataaaattttaatattattaaatattattacttggTAGTGTTCTGCATGAATCGATTCATAACATGGTATGATCctgattatttttgaataataaaaacgtATTTTGCAAATATCTTTTGATTTAGCGGTCtgattttaatgatctttttttttattttgatcaggGCAATTAGACttatcgattaaaaaaaaatcatcgaAATTGGATCACTAGATTCtgagataataatttttgaaggTTGAATTGAGTCTGAATTAAATTCAAACCAAATTGAATTTCAGAGgagaaatttgatttatacAAAACACTACTATTTGGTAAACATAAGGTTttatttggtttaattttgtaatatgatTATCTCTCAATTCAACATAGTAGAAATTATTATCTCTAAGGCTTTAagtttttacaattttttcaaaGTCTAGAAAAATAGAATGaagtaataataacattagtagtaattttaattaaggtTTCTGAAAAACTAAAGGGTTTTTGCAAGTTAATGAAATGCTAAAATAGTAAAACTTTACCAAAGctatataaaagttttattaaaaaagttagcAAAATTCTAgagaaaataaagtaaaatctgataaaacttattataaatgttaaaactgctaaaatcttactaaaattataataaaattataataaaatcttgaaGAAACTAATTGTAGAATTTTagaaaagtttaataaataaagtaaataaagtgaaaaaagAGTTAgacatttcttctttttttaatttaatatcatacttttccaatgaatttttaacttaaaagtaaagatttttcatatatttcttatttttcttgaactgaaaattcttttttatcagtttattatttatattttgttgcATATATGTTTAATTCCAGCcagccaataaaaaaagtatattttttaaacaaaaaaatggcCAATaagagaaaaacaaaaaaaaaaattttttttaaacaaaaagaatgGATAATAagggaaaaaataaaaaaaatgtttttttttaaataaaaggaatggctaataaaagaaaaaaacaaaataattagttttttttaaacaaaagaaatagttgataagaaaaaaaaaaagtaaattaaaataaaaaaaattttaaatgaaaaaaattctttgttctttaatttcattctaATTTCATTTCATCTTAGGTTTTAAGTTTTAACTCTTTTgcaattttagtattttagaatttcaggtggatttttattttttgttttctttttttatttttattttattttattttatttttttttagattttagttttttaacatttcagCTCTTTAGTTTAAAAgaatgtctttttttttatttttttgttttgtttctttgttctttttattctttttgttttaattaatttttttttgtttttagatTCTAacttaaatttcaattttttagcatttcaGTTTTCAGTTCAAAAGTacatcttttttcatttttttatttcatttttttgttctttttattttttttattttaactaatttttctCTATTCTTAATAAATCCTGATTCTTTAACATTTCAGCTTtcagtttaatttttttttttttttctgcagcACATTCagtagtttattaaaaaagtaaattcagTATGAAACTGCTTTTTCTTAAAGAGGAACCTCTCCTCTTAATCTATGTCctagaaaaatttaatgatttattgtCTTCTGTATGTATAgaagaaaaatctttattctttaatcatttatattatgagTCTTTTGCTATTTTgctaaaaatgatttttttttgagatatgtttaatatatcaaaatacttttattatacttttgttattatattattttgtaattatactGTAtctaattctataaaaataattcaaaataatatcacaatgattttttaatatttttattattgtaatgtaatattattttaatatattaatttcaaaaatatttcatatatattttgatatattttaaaaattttataaaataattgcataattattttaaaagccACTGTATTTagatttgtaataatatttcaaaaaattgattttttgtaAAGCATTGTTGCTGGTTGTAATTAGACAGTAAATCTCTATCAGATAATATCCTCATATTGTTATCTAAGTGCATGTGGTGTATTATGGCAAAAATACTTGCCTGAGGAATTTGAGAGATTATTTAATGGTGAGAATGGTATAAGTAATATACTAATGTTTGCCAATACTTCTAAGAATGGAGATTGCCTTCCTCCTGTAAAGGATCACTGAAGATTGTTCAAATCCTTCAGCATTGCACCACAAGTGGCAACAACCCCGAATTACACATTGGATAAATTCTTCAATGAATCATACCAACGATCACTGTGGTCccaacatcattttttttgttaaatttgaaaaagtcaCAGTTCCCGTTTTTGTACAGATTAAGTTATGCTATTCCCTTCACACAATTGCAGGGGCCCTTAGTACAATTCATCCAGAAATGTTTTATCAGGACAAGAATGGAGTAATTCTTGATGAGAAATCAAATAAACCTATCATTAATAAGATAAAACAAAGATGTGAGAAATGTGATGGTTCAATTGGCTTATTAATTGCTTACCCAGCTGATTTCTGTCAGGGATCATTTGTTACAAACAATCATTCGTATGATCTAAGAAACCGCTCAAAACAGAAACAATTAATcggaattattaattacaaggatgcatcaaaaatttttcaaggggatcatctaaaatttttagatgCGCTTAAAGACATCATGAAGAAAGAGTAGTATAAGAGGTGGGAAAAGGTAGTAAAAAACGCAAGAATTAATTATTGCCGGAAGATTATATAGCTTGATGTCTTTAATCACgttgttataaatataaaatatgcaatTATTTGTTCCCGTGATACATGATATATAACCGTTACTGCGCATTTACTTATCGAGTTCAATGGGTACCAAGACCATTGAGATAACCCAAAAACAGCGAGATATACCGCTTAAGGTCATCATCCAAGTCAAATGTAGGTAGTCCTACTGCAACAGTAGCCATGTCGTCTCTGGTGGATTGTTGTTAGGAGGAGGAGGAGTCAGATTTCATATTCGATCACAACTTTCATATAGGATGcgatttattttatctaaGTGGGGTTTTAGgtctcactttttttattattccacgaaaaaatcacattattaaataaaaaccttattaataaaatgagtaTAGATTGGCAACTATATGATACCGTATAATGCGGGCCAGGGTATCTTGCAAATTTTAGGTGGTCAGTTGACGCTGTACCCGGAGGTggacgaaattttttattataaatgaactGTTTTGAAAACTTGTAGTATATTCagtatattcaaaaaattatttacatgtGTCGCCTAAAATTAGAAtgtttaaatgatttttttcagaaaaaagaGGGGGATACTATACATAAGGCAAACAGGTATTAATTGCCATATcatctattaataatatatttacatttaatcaatacaaaaaaaaaaatatttttttgaccAAGTAGCTTTTAATTTACAAACTAAATATCTTGAAGAATTGATCGAACGTGTCTTGCGAGGCAAGATGCGAGCACGCGTTATATGATATgttttatgatatattaaaatctattctATAAAGTACAGTTATGCAAACtaataagaatataaaaatgagtgctattataattatttccttTGGTTTAAATTCCCGGTACTATAGATAGTTACACGCGTTCAGGCTTGGTTGTAACACACTTCAATATGAAATAAGTTGTGAGAGTATAATCAGACGATTATTGTTACCATGGGCAGGAGATACCTTTCCAAATGGTATCCTTATATAAGGAGCGTTATAATTTCAATTCAGGCTATGCCATACATGGATTTGACGAACTACCTTTTATTCCAAACTGTTGATTTGGCCATgataaaaggaaattaaacaaaaaaaatattatacttcCTAGTTAATATTTAGAGTAAATGATTGTAAATCTGCATTAATAGCATTAAAATATACacttcattattaataaagccAAGAAATGATTAAGATGGTCCTTCCCAGAAGATAGAATCTGATAATAGatgagaaaataaaatacaacatttattaaaagtttagaagtgatattatttatacaaataaacaaataaaatattaatatacaatattttttctaaaattaatcaaaaacaTCTAAAGTTTCTCTTCCTTTATAATCTAAGTGTTCCtgatttacataatataataaataagcaGCAAAAGCCGATAGAATAAATCCGATAAGGAAAATCACTATATCATTATTGTCTTGCTGAGATGATGAATATGAATCTATATCTGGTAAGTTTGTTTGACACCACTGTTCGatctttaatatataaaaaggaaagaattagaaattttcataataaaagaaatttaaataatgtgaAGTAAATTTACCTTTCCACATGCTACactaattttcataaaatttggaTCTTTACTATCATTCTTTTGAATAATGACTTTTGAATAATAGCGAAAGATATTTGCGACTTCATAAATATTCGTACATTTTAGAAtcaactaaataaaattttaaaataagtgTAAATTTCAAAACAAAATCTTCTGATTTAATATAGGTATATCTCTCACCTTAACAGTTTCACCTTTACGAATTTTAACGACTGAATGATAAacgttataatttttaaataataaagctaAAGTAGCAATAGCCATTACCTGAGGTATAGCACAAAAActaaatatacttttattctgtattttattcatataagtTAAACATTCAGGAGCATGTTGTAAAGCATTTAATATCATTGTTGATAAACAATCAACTGCTTTCTTTTCATATCCTGGTTTTCTAAAATCCGCTAAATCGTCAACATATTTTGTCCAAATTTCTTTTGGCCAAAATCTACGATTTACTAATAGATCTTCCAAGTAATCTCTTATAATAttcgttttttgtaaaaacaATCCCATCAAATTCGAGCTGAAATTGCAAAAAGAGGGTGGAACTTAGAAGTTAAATTACAgttagaaagaagaaaaatgaaaaagaagagAGAAGACCCACAGTTCGGTTTCTTTAGCTAACTCCGGTTTTTCCAATCCACTTGTACTAAATAAACTACTTAAACCGATTCCAACCAATCCAGCAACATAATGacaatataaatcaaaatctttatttgTCATAACtccatatttattatatgctGCATCCTTTGCATAATCAGCCATACCATTTCCCATCTTATCAGCAATATCTGCAATAACATTCTGAAACTTTTTTCTCAAACctaaaaattcttcaattacGACATCAAATTCCACAAGTAATTGCCGATCTTTTTCATCCGGACCGtctatacaaattaaaattattcattgagaatttgtttaaaagcttaagaaaataataattattaaatattcttacTTTCGTCAAAAGTCCATCCtttcttataaattgttttatgAAAATCTCTCAATAAAGGTTCTTTCTTTTCAATAGGAATCGAcatatcatcttcaatggtATCAAGCCCACGTAACACTAGATAAAATATACAAACCTAAAATTTTTcgagattatttaaaaaaggcaTTCGTTAACTTTTATCAATGGCGAATAAGGCAGGATTGTTGATTACAAATAAGttattctcaaaaaaatttttagtaactTATCAGGAACTACGTAATTCGGGAACCAATAAATTAACTTACGGCGTCTCTAATTTCATCGTCCAATTCTTGAATAACAGCAGCAAATGACCTAGAagttttgtttaaaaattcataacagcgaatttttgctttttgttcAGGAGGAATTACATGAATAGGTGAAGACTTAAGAAacttatattgaattaaagcTACAATTTCACTTGGATGAAATATCGATTGAAAAAG belongs to Rhizophagus irregularis chromosome 13, complete sequence and includes:
- a CDS encoding uncharacterized protein (antiSMASH:Cluster_2) yields the protein MNHTNDHCGPNIIFFVKFEKVTVPVFVQIKLCYSLHTIAGALSTIHPEMFYQDKNGVILDEKSNKPIINKIKQRCEKCDGSIGLLIAYPADFCQGSFVTNNHSYDLRNRSKQKQLIGIINYKDASKIFQGDHLKFLDALKDIMKKE
- a CDS encoding uncharacterized protein (antiSMASH:Cluster_2), which translates into the protein MEHCNCDKDSINSSTEKSEDFEEMVSNDSNYMPLKKKTSIIVNKCIIEEKFSIKASIDFGGNINGISQKIINELDLTYHNESNSAELQTPLASYSILGKFKFRLALMLTRNIKVLNV